From the genome of Fundulus heteroclitus isolate FHET01 unplaced genomic scaffold, MU-UCD_Fhet_4.1 scaffold_122, whole genome shotgun sequence, one region includes:
- the LOC118558307 gene encoding zinc finger BED domain-containing protein 4-like, whose translation MGTRFQTVEAEPLYSVATILDPRYKDRYFTSAESSKLARSALTQEVEKNEESSLQTTTTEAADPASKAPRMTAEPNASSCFKGLYEEFLQEHAAEQGGASSTAIQVQIETYLAEKTIHRTESPFEYWGKNKERFPSLATTAAKFLSAPSTSVDSERLFSTASNILDEKRNRLSGDHVETLIFLKKNLPMYLSLNPKDLNPQED comes from the exons ATGGGCACAAGATTCCAGACCGTTGAGGCGGAGCCCTTGTACTCTGTTGCAACCATATTAGACCCACGTTACAAAGACAG ATACTTCACAAGTGCAGAGAGTAGTAAGCTTGCAAGAAGTGCACTGACCCAAGAGGTGGAGAAAAATGAGGAGTCCTCACTGCAGACAACCACCACTGAGGCAGCAGACCCAGCCAGTAAGGCCCCACGGATGACAGCAGAGCCCAACGCAAGCAGCTGCTTTAAGGGGCTGTATGAGGAATTCCTTCAAGAGCATGCTGCTGAACAAGGTGGGGCCAGCAGCACAGCTATACAGGTACAGATAGAGACATATCTGGCTGAGAAAACAATCCACCGCACAGAGAGCCCATTCGAGTACTGGGGAAAGAATAAAGAACGGTTCCCCTCCCTGGCTACTACAGCTGCAAAGTTTCTCTCCGCTCCCTCCACCAGCGTAGATAGTGAGAGGCTTTTCAGCACAGCCTCTAACATACTTGATGAGAAGAGGAATAGGCTGTCAGGAGATCATGTAGAAACGCTGATCTTCCTCAAGAAAAATCTGCCAATGTACCTGAGCTTGAACCCCAAAGACTTGAATCCTCAAGAAGACTGA